A stretch of Acipenser ruthenus chromosome 1, fAciRut3.2 maternal haplotype, whole genome shotgun sequence DNA encodes these proteins:
- the LOC117403726 gene encoding protein RUFY3-like isoform X5, translating into MSDQTPQSDAPTPTTDKITQAARETIYLCNFRVSVDGEWLCLRELNDISLTPDPEPVHEGSWEDLTDLVEQMQMLDEFKDPKDPIAIERLNLMNMAKLSIKGLIESALNLGRTLDSDYAPLQQFFVVMEHCLKHGLKTKKTFLGQNKSFWGPLELVEKLTPEAGEITASVKDLPGLKTPIGRGRAWLRLALMQKKLSDYMKTLINRKDLLSEFYEPNALMMEEEGAVIAGLLVGLNVIDANLCMKGEDLDSQVGVIDFSMYLKDGGHTSKSTEGDGQITAILDQKNYVEELNRHLSASVNNLQAKVDALEKSNTKLTEELAVANNRIITMQEEVERVKEESCYLLESNRKVSKADGSADGHVLGDARKQLKEETQLRLDVEKELEVQIGMKQEMELSMKMLEKDICEKQDALVALRQQLDDLRSLNHEFSLKSQTSDSALKQKSEIISRLEDKASQLTATIKQLELSEMDMVKQAKNLNSAASKLIQKPH; encoded by the exons ATGTCTGATCAGACGCCACAGAGCGATGCCCCAACCCCCACCACAGACAAGATCACACAGGCTGCCAGGGAGACCATTTACCTTTGCAACTTTCGGGTCTCCGTGGATGGAGAATGGCTTTGCTTAAGAGAACTGAATGACATTTCCCTAACTCCAGACCCAGAGCCAGTTCACGAAG GCTCATGGGAGGATTTGACAGATTTGGTGGAGCAAATGCAAATGCTTGATGAGTTTAAAG ACCCCAAGGATCCTATTGCAATCGAAAGGCTGAACCTCATGAATATGGCTAAGCTGAGCATTAAGGGACTGATAGAGTCAGCACTGAATCTGGGGCGGACACTGGACTCGGACTATGCGCCCCTTCAACAGTTCTTTGTTGTGATGGAACACTGTCTTAAACATGGGCTAAAAA ccaagAAAACATTCCTTGGACAGAATAAGTCGTTTTGGGGACCTTTGGAGTTGGTGGAAAAATTAACGCCTGAAGCAGGAGAAATAACAGCCAGTGTAAAGGACCTGCCTGGACTGAA AACCCCGATTGGCAGAGGAAGAGCCTGGCTGCGTCTGGCATTGATGCAGAAGAAGCTCTCTGATTATATGAAGACTTTGATTAACAGAAAGGATCTTCTTAG TGAGTTCTATGAACCAAATGCCTTGATGATGGAGGAGGAAGGAGCTGTGATTGCTGGACTGCTGGTCGGGCTTAATGTTATTGATGCAAATCTCTGTATGAAAGGAGAAGATCTAGATTCGCAG GTTGGGGTTATAGATTTCTCTATGTATTTGAAGGATGGAGGTCACACCAGCAAAAGCACTGAAGG GGATGGACAAATTACAGCAATTCTGGACCAGAAGAACTATGTTGAAGAACTTAACAGACATCTAAG TGCTTCAGTGAACAACCTGCAGGCAAAGGTTGACGCTTTAGAAAAGTCAAACACGAAACTAACAGAAGAG cTTGCAGTTGCCAACAACAGGATCATAACAATGCAGGAAGAAGTAGAGCGAGTAAAAGAGGAGAGCTGTTATCTTTTGGAGTCAAACCGCAAG GTGTCAAAAGCTGATGGGAGTGCAGATGGACATGTACTTGGTGACGCACGAAAACAGCTCAAGGAAGAAACTCAGCTCCGTCTG GATGTAGAAAAGGAGCTGGAAGTGCAGATTGGCATGAAACAGGAGATGGAGCTCTCCATGAAGATGCTGGAAAAAGACATCTGTGAAAAGCAGGATGCATTGGTGGCACTCCGACAGCAGCTGGATGACCTCAGGTCACTCAATCATGAATTTTCACTCAAGTCACAG ACCTCTGACTCTGCATTAAAACAGAAGAGTGAAATTATCAGTCGCTTAGAAGACAAAGCAAGTCAGTTGACAGCAACCATTAAACAACTGGAATTAAG TGAAATGGATATGGTGAAACAGGCCAAGAACCTCAATTCTGCTGCAAGCAAACTTATCCAGAAACCGCATTAG
- the LOC117403726 gene encoding protein RUFY3-like isoform X2 produces the protein MSDQTPQSDAPTPTTDKITQAARETIYLCNFRVSVDGEWLCLRELNDISLTPDPEPVHEGSWEDLTDLVEQMQMLDEFKDPKDPIAIERLNLMNMAKLSIKGLIESALNLGRTLDSDYAPLQQFFVVMEHCLKHGLKTKKTFLGQNKSFWGPLELVEKLTPEAGEITASVKDLPGLKTPIGRGRAWLRLALMQKKLSDYMKTLINRKDLLSEFYEPNALMMEEEGAVIAGLLVGLNVIDANLCMKGEDLDSQVGVIDFSMYLKDGGHTSKSTEGDGQITAILDQKNYVEELNRHLSASVNNLQAKVDALEKSNTKLTEELAVANNRIITMQEEVERVKEESCYLLESNRKVSKADGSADGHVLGDARKQLKEETQLRLDVEKELEVQIGMKQEMELSMKMLEKDICEKQDALVALRQQLDDLRSLNHEFSLKSQTSDSALKQKSEIISRLEDKASQLTATIKQLELRFRQAEDQRQSAEEANRLFKQEFGDKIESLQLELEQTRKQRYHLEMELRKERERRTIHHNNNSSGDKSSSPQIKTYKQQMAEIEKELQQVKDENFKLKTVLDESLNSSTSLSQTEDEQIPPFIEPSICKLCEEEDSLTRPKNSCKNCSGIFCESCLANELPLPSSIQPEHVCSACHTMLMQQYSASP, from the exons ATGTCTGATCAGACGCCACAGAGCGATGCCCCAACCCCCACCACAGACAAGATCACACAGGCTGCCAGGGAGACCATTTACCTTTGCAACTTTCGGGTCTCCGTGGATGGAGAATGGCTTTGCTTAAGAGAACTGAATGACATTTCCCTAACTCCAGACCCAGAGCCAGTTCACGAAG GCTCATGGGAGGATTTGACAGATTTGGTGGAGCAAATGCAAATGCTTGATGAGTTTAAAG ACCCCAAGGATCCTATTGCAATCGAAAGGCTGAACCTCATGAATATGGCTAAGCTGAGCATTAAGGGACTGATAGAGTCAGCACTGAATCTGGGGCGGACACTGGACTCGGACTATGCGCCCCTTCAACAGTTCTTTGTTGTGATGGAACACTGTCTTAAACATGGGCTAAAAA ccaagAAAACATTCCTTGGACAGAATAAGTCGTTTTGGGGACCTTTGGAGTTGGTGGAAAAATTAACGCCTGAAGCAGGAGAAATAACAGCCAGTGTAAAGGACCTGCCTGGACTGAA AACCCCGATTGGCAGAGGAAGAGCCTGGCTGCGTCTGGCATTGATGCAGAAGAAGCTCTCTGATTATATGAAGACTTTGATTAACAGAAAGGATCTTCTTAG TGAGTTCTATGAACCAAATGCCTTGATGATGGAGGAGGAAGGAGCTGTGATTGCTGGACTGCTGGTCGGGCTTAATGTTATTGATGCAAATCTCTGTATGAAAGGAGAAGATCTAGATTCGCAG GTTGGGGTTATAGATTTCTCTATGTATTTGAAGGATGGAGGTCACACCAGCAAAAGCACTGAAGG GGATGGACAAATTACAGCAATTCTGGACCAGAAGAACTATGTTGAAGAACTTAACAGACATCTAAG TGCTTCAGTGAACAACCTGCAGGCAAAGGTTGACGCTTTAGAAAAGTCAAACACGAAACTAACAGAAGAG cTTGCAGTTGCCAACAACAGGATCATAACAATGCAGGAAGAAGTAGAGCGAGTAAAAGAGGAGAGCTGTTATCTTTTGGAGTCAAACCGCAAG GTGTCAAAAGCTGATGGGAGTGCAGATGGACATGTACTTGGTGACGCACGAAAACAGCTCAAGGAAGAAACTCAGCTCCGTCTG GATGTAGAAAAGGAGCTGGAAGTGCAGATTGGCATGAAACAGGAGATGGAGCTCTCCATGAAGATGCTGGAAAAAGACATCTGTGAAAAGCAGGATGCATTGGTGGCACTCCGACAGCAGCTGGATGACCTCAGGTCACTCAATCATGAATTTTCACTCAAGTCACAG ACCTCTGACTCTGCATTAAAACAGAAGAGTGAAATTATCAGTCGCTTAGAAGACAAAGCAAGTCAGTTGACAGCAACCATTAAACAACTGGAATTAAG ATTTCGGCAAGCAGAGGATCAGCGTCAGTCAGCTGAAGAGGCCAACAGACTGTTCAAGCAGGAGTTCGGAGACAAGATTGAGAGCCtgcagctggagctggagcagacgaGAAAGCAGCG ATACCATTTGGAGATGGAATTGAGAaaggaaagagagaggaggaCCATTCATCACAATAATAATTCATCAGGAGATAAAAGCTCTTCCCCGCAGATAAAAACTTACAAACAGCAAATGGCAGAGATAGAAAAG gaGCTTCAGCAAGTTAAAGATGAAAATTTTAAGTTAAAAACTGTTTTAGATGAAAGCCTCAACTCAAGCac GTCACTATCACAAACTGAAGATGAACAG attcCACCCTTCATTGAGCCATCGATCTGCAAGCTGTGTGAGGAGGAAGATTCCTTAACAAGACCCAAG aacTCGTGTAAAAACTGCAGTGGGATCTTCTGTGAGAGCTGTTTAGCAAATGAGTTGCCTCTGCCCTCCTCCATCCAGCCGGAGCATGTTTGCAGTGCATGCCACACAATGCTGATGCAGCAGTACTCGGCAAGCCCATAA
- the LOC117403726 gene encoding protein RUFY3-like isoform X1: protein MRSSCLKMAEQRTASPGSLQVSESLESDLITDRDRPTQKEKNGYISRGGNDCLSPTSVIYFNKTSSEKVTADSGRSVQFRSEDLPLPTLQQYAISKIKNRNPKDPIAIERLNLMNMAKLSIKGLIESALNLGRTLDSDYAPLQQFFVVMEHCLKHGLKTKKTFLGQNKSFWGPLELVEKLTPEAGEITASVKDLPGLKTPIGRGRAWLRLALMQKKLSDYMKTLINRKDLLSEFYEPNALMMEEEGAVIAGLLVGLNVIDANLCMKGEDLDSQVGVIDFSMYLKDGGHTSKSTEGDGQITAILDQKNYVEELNRHLSASVNNLQAKVDALEKSNTKLTEELAVANNRIITMQEEVERVKEESCYLLESNRKVSKADGSADGHVLGDARKQLKEETQLRLDVEKELEVQIGMKQEMELSMKMLEKDICEKQDALVALRQQLDDLRSLNHEFSLKSQTSDSALKQKSEIISRLEDKASQLTATIKQLELRFRQAEDQRQSAEEANRLFKQEFGDKIESLQLELEQTRKQRYHLEMELRKERERRTIHHNNNSSGDKSSSPQIKTYKQQMAEIEKELQQVKDENFKLKTVLDESLNSSTSLSQTEDEQIPPFIEPSICKLCEEEDSLTRPKNSCKNCSGIFCESCLANELPLPSSIQPEHVCSACHTMLMQQYSASP from the exons ATGAGAAGCAGCTGCCTGAAGATGGCGGAGCAGCGAACAGCATCACCAGGAAGCCTTCAAGTTTCTGAAAGTTTAGAGTCAGACCTTATTACGGACAGAGACAGACccacacagaaagaaaaaaacggaTACATTTCTCGCGGTGGAAACGACTGCTTGTCTCCTACTTCGGTGatctattttaataaaacatcttCGGAGAAAGTGACTGCTGACTCTGGAAGAAGTGTCCAGTTTCGTAGCGAAGACTTGCCACTTCCCACTTTACAGCAATATGCTATTTCAAAAATCAAGAATAGAA ACCCCAAGGATCCTATTGCAATCGAAAGGCTGAACCTCATGAATATGGCTAAGCTGAGCATTAAGGGACTGATAGAGTCAGCACTGAATCTGGGGCGGACACTGGACTCGGACTATGCGCCCCTTCAACAGTTCTTTGTTGTGATGGAACACTGTCTTAAACATGGGCTAAAAA ccaagAAAACATTCCTTGGACAGAATAAGTCGTTTTGGGGACCTTTGGAGTTGGTGGAAAAATTAACGCCTGAAGCAGGAGAAATAACAGCCAGTGTAAAGGACCTGCCTGGACTGAA AACCCCGATTGGCAGAGGAAGAGCCTGGCTGCGTCTGGCATTGATGCAGAAGAAGCTCTCTGATTATATGAAGACTTTGATTAACAGAAAGGATCTTCTTAG TGAGTTCTATGAACCAAATGCCTTGATGATGGAGGAGGAAGGAGCTGTGATTGCTGGACTGCTGGTCGGGCTTAATGTTATTGATGCAAATCTCTGTATGAAAGGAGAAGATCTAGATTCGCAG GTTGGGGTTATAGATTTCTCTATGTATTTGAAGGATGGAGGTCACACCAGCAAAAGCACTGAAGG GGATGGACAAATTACAGCAATTCTGGACCAGAAGAACTATGTTGAAGAACTTAACAGACATCTAAG TGCTTCAGTGAACAACCTGCAGGCAAAGGTTGACGCTTTAGAAAAGTCAAACACGAAACTAACAGAAGAG cTTGCAGTTGCCAACAACAGGATCATAACAATGCAGGAAGAAGTAGAGCGAGTAAAAGAGGAGAGCTGTTATCTTTTGGAGTCAAACCGCAAG GTGTCAAAAGCTGATGGGAGTGCAGATGGACATGTACTTGGTGACGCACGAAAACAGCTCAAGGAAGAAACTCAGCTCCGTCTG GATGTAGAAAAGGAGCTGGAAGTGCAGATTGGCATGAAACAGGAGATGGAGCTCTCCATGAAGATGCTGGAAAAAGACATCTGTGAAAAGCAGGATGCATTGGTGGCACTCCGACAGCAGCTGGATGACCTCAGGTCACTCAATCATGAATTTTCACTCAAGTCACAG ACCTCTGACTCTGCATTAAAACAGAAGAGTGAAATTATCAGTCGCTTAGAAGACAAAGCAAGTCAGTTGACAGCAACCATTAAACAACTGGAATTAAG ATTTCGGCAAGCAGAGGATCAGCGTCAGTCAGCTGAAGAGGCCAACAGACTGTTCAAGCAGGAGTTCGGAGACAAGATTGAGAGCCtgcagctggagctggagcagacgaGAAAGCAGCG ATACCATTTGGAGATGGAATTGAGAaaggaaagagagaggaggaCCATTCATCACAATAATAATTCATCAGGAGATAAAAGCTCTTCCCCGCAGATAAAAACTTACAAACAGCAAATGGCAGAGATAGAAAAG gaGCTTCAGCAAGTTAAAGATGAAAATTTTAAGTTAAAAACTGTTTTAGATGAAAGCCTCAACTCAAGCac GTCACTATCACAAACTGAAGATGAACAG attcCACCCTTCATTGAGCCATCGATCTGCAAGCTGTGTGAGGAGGAAGATTCCTTAACAAGACCCAAG aacTCGTGTAAAAACTGCAGTGGGATCTTCTGTGAGAGCTGTTTAGCAAATGAGTTGCCTCTGCCCTCCTCCATCCAGCCGGAGCATGTTTGCAGTGCATGCCACACAATGCTGATGCAGCAGTACTCGGCAAGCCCATAA
- the LOC117403726 gene encoding protein RUFY3-like isoform X6, with protein sequence MSDQTPQSDAPTPTTDKITQAARETIYLCNFRVSVDGEWLCLRELNDISLTPDPEPVHEDPKDPIAIERLNLMNMAKLSIKGLIESALNLGRTLDSDYAPLQQFFVVMEHCLKHGLKTKKTFLGQNKSFWGPLELVEKLTPEAGEITASVKDLPGLKTPIGRGRAWLRLALMQKKLSDYMKTLINRKDLLSEFYEPNALMMEEEGAVIAGLLVGLNVIDANLCMKGEDLDSQVGVIDFSMYLKDGGHTSKSTEGDGQITAILDQKNYVEELNRHLSASVNNLQAKVDALEKSNTKLTEELAVANNRIITMQEEVERVKEESCYLLESNRKVSKADGSADGHVLGDARKQLKEETQLRLDVEKELEVQIGMKQEMELSMKMLEKDICEKQDALVALRQQLDDLRSLNHEFSLKSQTSDSALKQKSEIISRLEDKASQLTATIKQLELSEMDMVKQAKNLNSAASKLIQKPH encoded by the exons ATGTCTGATCAGACGCCACAGAGCGATGCCCCAACCCCCACCACAGACAAGATCACACAGGCTGCCAGGGAGACCATTTACCTTTGCAACTTTCGGGTCTCCGTGGATGGAGAATGGCTTTGCTTAAGAGAACTGAATGACATTTCCCTAACTCCAGACCCAGAGCCAGTTCACGAAG ACCCCAAGGATCCTATTGCAATCGAAAGGCTGAACCTCATGAATATGGCTAAGCTGAGCATTAAGGGACTGATAGAGTCAGCACTGAATCTGGGGCGGACACTGGACTCGGACTATGCGCCCCTTCAACAGTTCTTTGTTGTGATGGAACACTGTCTTAAACATGGGCTAAAAA ccaagAAAACATTCCTTGGACAGAATAAGTCGTTTTGGGGACCTTTGGAGTTGGTGGAAAAATTAACGCCTGAAGCAGGAGAAATAACAGCCAGTGTAAAGGACCTGCCTGGACTGAA AACCCCGATTGGCAGAGGAAGAGCCTGGCTGCGTCTGGCATTGATGCAGAAGAAGCTCTCTGATTATATGAAGACTTTGATTAACAGAAAGGATCTTCTTAG TGAGTTCTATGAACCAAATGCCTTGATGATGGAGGAGGAAGGAGCTGTGATTGCTGGACTGCTGGTCGGGCTTAATGTTATTGATGCAAATCTCTGTATGAAAGGAGAAGATCTAGATTCGCAG GTTGGGGTTATAGATTTCTCTATGTATTTGAAGGATGGAGGTCACACCAGCAAAAGCACTGAAGG GGATGGACAAATTACAGCAATTCTGGACCAGAAGAACTATGTTGAAGAACTTAACAGACATCTAAG TGCTTCAGTGAACAACCTGCAGGCAAAGGTTGACGCTTTAGAAAAGTCAAACACGAAACTAACAGAAGAG cTTGCAGTTGCCAACAACAGGATCATAACAATGCAGGAAGAAGTAGAGCGAGTAAAAGAGGAGAGCTGTTATCTTTTGGAGTCAAACCGCAAG GTGTCAAAAGCTGATGGGAGTGCAGATGGACATGTACTTGGTGACGCACGAAAACAGCTCAAGGAAGAAACTCAGCTCCGTCTG GATGTAGAAAAGGAGCTGGAAGTGCAGATTGGCATGAAACAGGAGATGGAGCTCTCCATGAAGATGCTGGAAAAAGACATCTGTGAAAAGCAGGATGCATTGGTGGCACTCCGACAGCAGCTGGATGACCTCAGGTCACTCAATCATGAATTTTCACTCAAGTCACAG ACCTCTGACTCTGCATTAAAACAGAAGAGTGAAATTATCAGTCGCTTAGAAGACAAAGCAAGTCAGTTGACAGCAACCATTAAACAACTGGAATTAAG TGAAATGGATATGGTGAAACAGGCCAAGAACCTCAATTCTGCTGCAAGCAAACTTATCCAGAAACCGCATTAG
- the LOC117403726 gene encoding protein RUFY3-like isoform X3, giving the protein MSDQTPQSDAPTPTTDKITQAARETIYLCNFRVSVDGEWLCLRELNDISLTPDPEPVHEDPKDPIAIERLNLMNMAKLSIKGLIESALNLGRTLDSDYAPLQQFFVVMEHCLKHGLKTKKTFLGQNKSFWGPLELVEKLTPEAGEITASVKDLPGLKTPIGRGRAWLRLALMQKKLSDYMKTLINRKDLLSEFYEPNALMMEEEGAVIAGLLVGLNVIDANLCMKGEDLDSQVGVIDFSMYLKDGGHTSKSTEGDGQITAILDQKNYVEELNRHLSASVNNLQAKVDALEKSNTKLTEELAVANNRIITMQEEVERVKEESCYLLESNRKVSKADGSADGHVLGDARKQLKEETQLRLDVEKELEVQIGMKQEMELSMKMLEKDICEKQDALVALRQQLDDLRSLNHEFSLKSQTSDSALKQKSEIISRLEDKASQLTATIKQLELRFRQAEDQRQSAEEANRLFKQEFGDKIESLQLELEQTRKQRYHLEMELRKERERRTIHHNNNSSGDKSSSPQIKTYKQQMAEIEKELQQVKDENFKLKTVLDESLNSSTSLSQTEDEQIPPFIEPSICKLCEEEDSLTRPKNSCKNCSGIFCESCLANELPLPSSIQPEHVCSACHTMLMQQYSASP; this is encoded by the exons ATGTCTGATCAGACGCCACAGAGCGATGCCCCAACCCCCACCACAGACAAGATCACACAGGCTGCCAGGGAGACCATTTACCTTTGCAACTTTCGGGTCTCCGTGGATGGAGAATGGCTTTGCTTAAGAGAACTGAATGACATTTCCCTAACTCCAGACCCAGAGCCAGTTCACGAAG ACCCCAAGGATCCTATTGCAATCGAAAGGCTGAACCTCATGAATATGGCTAAGCTGAGCATTAAGGGACTGATAGAGTCAGCACTGAATCTGGGGCGGACACTGGACTCGGACTATGCGCCCCTTCAACAGTTCTTTGTTGTGATGGAACACTGTCTTAAACATGGGCTAAAAA ccaagAAAACATTCCTTGGACAGAATAAGTCGTTTTGGGGACCTTTGGAGTTGGTGGAAAAATTAACGCCTGAAGCAGGAGAAATAACAGCCAGTGTAAAGGACCTGCCTGGACTGAA AACCCCGATTGGCAGAGGAAGAGCCTGGCTGCGTCTGGCATTGATGCAGAAGAAGCTCTCTGATTATATGAAGACTTTGATTAACAGAAAGGATCTTCTTAG TGAGTTCTATGAACCAAATGCCTTGATGATGGAGGAGGAAGGAGCTGTGATTGCTGGACTGCTGGTCGGGCTTAATGTTATTGATGCAAATCTCTGTATGAAAGGAGAAGATCTAGATTCGCAG GTTGGGGTTATAGATTTCTCTATGTATTTGAAGGATGGAGGTCACACCAGCAAAAGCACTGAAGG GGATGGACAAATTACAGCAATTCTGGACCAGAAGAACTATGTTGAAGAACTTAACAGACATCTAAG TGCTTCAGTGAACAACCTGCAGGCAAAGGTTGACGCTTTAGAAAAGTCAAACACGAAACTAACAGAAGAG cTTGCAGTTGCCAACAACAGGATCATAACAATGCAGGAAGAAGTAGAGCGAGTAAAAGAGGAGAGCTGTTATCTTTTGGAGTCAAACCGCAAG GTGTCAAAAGCTGATGGGAGTGCAGATGGACATGTACTTGGTGACGCACGAAAACAGCTCAAGGAAGAAACTCAGCTCCGTCTG GATGTAGAAAAGGAGCTGGAAGTGCAGATTGGCATGAAACAGGAGATGGAGCTCTCCATGAAGATGCTGGAAAAAGACATCTGTGAAAAGCAGGATGCATTGGTGGCACTCCGACAGCAGCTGGATGACCTCAGGTCACTCAATCATGAATTTTCACTCAAGTCACAG ACCTCTGACTCTGCATTAAAACAGAAGAGTGAAATTATCAGTCGCTTAGAAGACAAAGCAAGTCAGTTGACAGCAACCATTAAACAACTGGAATTAAG ATTTCGGCAAGCAGAGGATCAGCGTCAGTCAGCTGAAGAGGCCAACAGACTGTTCAAGCAGGAGTTCGGAGACAAGATTGAGAGCCtgcagctggagctggagcagacgaGAAAGCAGCG ATACCATTTGGAGATGGAATTGAGAaaggaaagagagaggaggaCCATTCATCACAATAATAATTCATCAGGAGATAAAAGCTCTTCCCCGCAGATAAAAACTTACAAACAGCAAATGGCAGAGATAGAAAAG gaGCTTCAGCAAGTTAAAGATGAAAATTTTAAGTTAAAAACTGTTTTAGATGAAAGCCTCAACTCAAGCac GTCACTATCACAAACTGAAGATGAACAG attcCACCCTTCATTGAGCCATCGATCTGCAAGCTGTGTGAGGAGGAAGATTCCTTAACAAGACCCAAG aacTCGTGTAAAAACTGCAGTGGGATCTTCTGTGAGAGCTGTTTAGCAAATGAGTTGCCTCTGCCCTCCTCCATCCAGCCGGAGCATGTTTGCAGTGCATGCCACACAATGCTGATGCAGCAGTACTCGGCAAGCCCATAA
- the LOC117403726 gene encoding protein RUFY3-like isoform X4 — translation MRSSCLKMAEQRTASPGSLQVSESLESDLITDRDRPTQKEKNGYISRGGNDCLSPTSVIYFNKTSSEKVTADSGRSVQFRSEDLPLPTLQQYAISKIKNRNPKDPIAIERLNLMNMAKLSIKGLIESALNLGRTLDSDYAPLQQFFVVMEHCLKHGLKTKKTFLGQNKSFWGPLELVEKLTPEAGEITASVKDLPGLKTPIGRGRAWLRLALMQKKLSDYMKTLINRKDLLSEFYEPNALMMEEEGAVIAGLLVGLNVIDANLCMKGEDLDSQVGVIDFSMYLKDGGHTSKSTEGDGQITAILDQKNYVEELNRHLSASVNNLQAKVDALEKSNTKLTEELAVANNRIITMQEEVERVKEESCYLLESNRKVSKADGSADGHVLGDARKQLKEETQLRLDVEKELEVQIGMKQEMELSMKMLEKDICEKQDALVALRQQLDDLRSLNHEFSLKSQTSDSALKQKSEIISRLEDKASQLTATIKQLELSEMDMVKQAKNLNSAASKLIQKPH, via the exons ATGAGAAGCAGCTGCCTGAAGATGGCGGAGCAGCGAACAGCATCACCAGGAAGCCTTCAAGTTTCTGAAAGTTTAGAGTCAGACCTTATTACGGACAGAGACAGACccacacagaaagaaaaaaacggaTACATTTCTCGCGGTGGAAACGACTGCTTGTCTCCTACTTCGGTGatctattttaataaaacatcttCGGAGAAAGTGACTGCTGACTCTGGAAGAAGTGTCCAGTTTCGTAGCGAAGACTTGCCACTTCCCACTTTACAGCAATATGCTATTTCAAAAATCAAGAATAGAA ACCCCAAGGATCCTATTGCAATCGAAAGGCTGAACCTCATGAATATGGCTAAGCTGAGCATTAAGGGACTGATAGAGTCAGCACTGAATCTGGGGCGGACACTGGACTCGGACTATGCGCCCCTTCAACAGTTCTTTGTTGTGATGGAACACTGTCTTAAACATGGGCTAAAAA ccaagAAAACATTCCTTGGACAGAATAAGTCGTTTTGGGGACCTTTGGAGTTGGTGGAAAAATTAACGCCTGAAGCAGGAGAAATAACAGCCAGTGTAAAGGACCTGCCTGGACTGAA AACCCCGATTGGCAGAGGAAGAGCCTGGCTGCGTCTGGCATTGATGCAGAAGAAGCTCTCTGATTATATGAAGACTTTGATTAACAGAAAGGATCTTCTTAG TGAGTTCTATGAACCAAATGCCTTGATGATGGAGGAGGAAGGAGCTGTGATTGCTGGACTGCTGGTCGGGCTTAATGTTATTGATGCAAATCTCTGTATGAAAGGAGAAGATCTAGATTCGCAG GTTGGGGTTATAGATTTCTCTATGTATTTGAAGGATGGAGGTCACACCAGCAAAAGCACTGAAGG GGATGGACAAATTACAGCAATTCTGGACCAGAAGAACTATGTTGAAGAACTTAACAGACATCTAAG TGCTTCAGTGAACAACCTGCAGGCAAAGGTTGACGCTTTAGAAAAGTCAAACACGAAACTAACAGAAGAG cTTGCAGTTGCCAACAACAGGATCATAACAATGCAGGAAGAAGTAGAGCGAGTAAAAGAGGAGAGCTGTTATCTTTTGGAGTCAAACCGCAAG GTGTCAAAAGCTGATGGGAGTGCAGATGGACATGTACTTGGTGACGCACGAAAACAGCTCAAGGAAGAAACTCAGCTCCGTCTG GATGTAGAAAAGGAGCTGGAAGTGCAGATTGGCATGAAACAGGAGATGGAGCTCTCCATGAAGATGCTGGAAAAAGACATCTGTGAAAAGCAGGATGCATTGGTGGCACTCCGACAGCAGCTGGATGACCTCAGGTCACTCAATCATGAATTTTCACTCAAGTCACAG ACCTCTGACTCTGCATTAAAACAGAAGAGTGAAATTATCAGTCGCTTAGAAGACAAAGCAAGTCAGTTGACAGCAACCATTAAACAACTGGAATTAAG TGAAATGGATATGGTGAAACAGGCCAAGAACCTCAATTCTGCTGCAAGCAAACTTATCCAGAAACCGCATTAG